A window from Solea senegalensis isolate Sse05_10M linkage group LG15, IFAPA_SoseM_1, whole genome shotgun sequence encodes these proteins:
- the asrgl1 gene encoding isoaspartyl peptidase/L-asparaginase: protein MLPVVVVHGGAGQIPKQRTEQSTLGVCTAVRAAYTILRGGGSSMDAVVEAVTQMEDNPSFNAGHGSVLNAKGGVEMDAIVMEGKTLGSGAVSAVRNIANPVQLARLVMDKTSHACLTAEGASQFARAMGVPEVPEESLITEYSRMRWTKNLAPEANPVECQMGKMGTVGAVAVDSEGNIACATSTGGMLNKMEGRVGDTPCIGSGGYADNNVGAVSTTGHGEAIMKVTLARLILFHMEQGHSVEAASDLGLAYMKSRVAALGGVVTVDPRGHWAARFSSRQMSWAAAQKDTLHYGLYTGEHFTQSIDHPH from the exons ATGTTGCCAGTGGTGGTGGTCCACGGAGGGGCGGGTCAAATCCCGAAGCAGCGCACTGAACAGTCCACACTAGGCGTGTGTACCGCAGTGCGAGCAGCCTACACCATCCTGCggggaggaggcagcagcatgGATGCTGTGGTGGAGGCTGTGACACAGATGGAGGATAATCCTTCATTCAATGCAG GGCACGGGTCTGTGTTGAACGCTAAAGGGGGGGTGGAAATGGACGCCATCGTGATGGAGGGTAAAACACTGGGAAGCGGCGCAGTGTCTGCTGTGCGCAACATTGCCAACCCTGTTCAGCTAGCAAGACTGGTTATGGACAAG ACCAGCCATGCGTGTCTGACAGCAGAGGGCGCCAGTCAGTTTGCCCGGGCCATGGGTGTCCCCGAGGTCCCCGAAGAGTCCCTCATCACGGAGTATTCACGCATGCGCTGGACAAAGAACTTGGCCCCAGAAGCTAACCCTGTGGAGTGCCAAAT ggGAAAGATGGGAACCGTCGGAGCCGTGGCGGTCGACAGCGAGGGCAACATTGCCTGTGCGACCTCTACTGGTGGAATGCTGAACAAGATGGAGGGACGAGTCGGCGACACCCCCTGCATAG GTAGTGGAGGTTACGCTGACAACAATGTGGGCGCAGTGTCGACTACAGGCCACGGAGAGGCCATCATGAAAGTCACTCTGGCGAGACTCATCCTCTTCCACATGGAGcaag GTCACTCTGTAGAGGCAGCCAGTGATTTGGGTCTGGCCTATATGAAGTCCAGAGTGGCTGCGCTGGGCGGGGTGGTGACCGTGGACCCTCGGGGCCACTGGGCCGCCCGGTTCTCCAGCCGGCAAATGTCTTGGGCCGCAGCCCAGAAAGACACGCTGCACTATGGTCTTTACACGGGGGAACATTTCACACAGAGCATCGATCATCCGCactga